Sequence from the Nitrosospira multiformis genome:
GCTGGAACCGTCACCGATTTTTGTGGTGCATGGAGCACTGTTGAATACGGGGCATGTCTTGCTATTTTCCGGCGCAGCGGAAAGGAATTATCCGCTCGAGGCCCGTATCTGGGACCCCGCAACCAAACAGGTCATGCCCGGCGTCATTACGTTGCCGGAGGATTTTTTCTGCTGTGGACATACCTTCCTGCCTGACGGCCGCTTGCTTGTCATCGGCGGCGACACAAATGGGGCGGGACACACCAATAATCGCTGCTTCATTTTTACCCCTGATGCGGTAACCCCTGACAATGGCACGTTTGGCCCAACCGTCAGCATGGCGCACGCGCGCTGGTATCCGACAGCACTGAGTTTGAGCGATGGACGCATACTCGCGTTTTCCGGGGGGCACCCCATCGCGGCGGAAGTCGAAGTGTTCGACGGGGGGGCGTGGACGCCGGTGGCCGGAGCAAACCGTTCATTCGATGAACTGTATCCCGGCATGCATCTCCTCCCCTCGGGGGAAATTTTCTATACCCGTGCCGGGTGGGCAGGTGCAACGGGGACCCAGACTGCTTATCTGACCATGACGGGGCCGAATAATGGCAATTGGACCGACTATGGGCAGCAGCAGTTTTATGACCGCCAGGAAGGCATGAGCCTCCTCATGATTGACACGACCGTGAACCCGGAACACACGAGCCTGTATGTCTTTGGCGGCGGTGTATCCGGCCCCGCCACGGCGCGTAATAACGCTACCGCCGAGGTAATCGAATTCAGCGGCGGTATCGCAGGCTCGGCATGGGCGCGTATCGCCGATATGAATTTCGGCCGGACAAACGTCAATGCGGTGGTGTTGCCCACCGGCAGGATACTCATCATAGGCGGTCACAGCAATGGCCAGAAATGGTCACCTACCCCCGTGCTGGAAACGGAAACCTACGATCCGGCTACGAATACATGGACATTGGGCGCTCCGTTAAACTTTCCGCGCCAGTATCACTCGGTATGCATTCTGTTGGCGGATGGAAGGGTCGTGACAGCGGGCGGCGTTGCGCCGGGTACGGCGGATCCCGACCAGCATTCGGTGGAGCTATACTCGCCCGGCTATCTTAGCCTGGGTGCGCGCCCGGTGATATCGAATGCACCGCCCGCTGTCACCTATGCGAGCGCTTTTGTGATTGAAACGCCACAAGCCGCGAATATCAATGCAGTGGTGTTGATCGCGCCGATTGCGGTGACGCACCACACCGATGCCGGACAGCGATATATCAAGCTGCCGATTGGCTCCCGTACCGTCAGCACCTTGGAAACCCAGGCGCCAGCTCATGGCAATATCGCACCACCGGGTTCCTATATGCTGTTCGTGGTCGATAATCAGGGCGTGCCGTCAGAGGCGAGGTTTGTGGCGATTTCCTAGGAATCTCTAAATAGGGATTACTGAAATTGTTATGTGGTTTCATCGGGGGACTCTTTTTGCCCCCGCTTCATGCGTTTGCTGTGCCGCTGCAAATTAGCGTTCAACTGATCAATGATATCCGACGCAACATTGATGACCTGGCCTGAGCCGAAGCCCAGGCGGGTCATTTCCTTATAGAAAGATTTTGCCATGATTTTTGCGATCTGATCCGGATTATGCAAAGTGCTTCCCAGTGAATTGTTCATGTTTTTTTGGGTTTCCTGTATCAGCGCCAACTGGGCGAAACGTGAATTCAGTATGCTCTGAAGCTGTATCGTCTGAATCGATTTGCCGATGAACAGGGCAATGACATCAAGCAGATTCAGGTCGCCCGGTTTGAAGGATGCTTCGTTATCGCAACCCGTGACATTGACCACGCCTGCTATGCAAGTGTTGATTCGTATTGGCGAGCAAAGCAGACTTTTATGGGGATCATTGGTGCGCCGCGCCCGATTGGCAAACTCCGATTTATTGATATCCTCGATAAATAACGATTTTCCGGTGGCGACAACATGTCCCGCAATGCCCTCCCCCTTGCGTACGGATTCCTTGTACGCAGCTGCCGGTAGCGGACCATAGCTGGCGCAAACTCTCATGCGCGGATTCTGGGATTCGCCATCATTTAAAAGCATGATGGAACAATTGCTGGCACCAAGGATTTTAGCGGTCTTCTCTGCGAGCTGTAAAAGATTGTCGTCGAAATTCCCTTCTTCCAGAAAGCAGGATATATCCTGGAGTTTGATCAGCTGATTTTCAATATTTCCAATGATGTCCATTCACACTCCATCACTATGACTACAGCCTCTTTATAGCAGTGGGCCGGCAATATGGCAAAATTGAGAATTTTCGGGCATGTTGCGTACCGGTATCGCCAGCCCTCGATGACCCCCTCGATGTAAGCTGTGGGGGGACCGGTCGTGCTGGAATTGCGCGCACGCCCCGGGGCTCATCATGATTAAGGAACATGACACGATTATGAGAATGCCCATTCACTATTCACAAAAGACGATTGCGAAACAGCCAGGCGGCCAGGGGCAGCGTAATAGCTGAAATAATTAGCAGGGGAATCAGGTCATGGATAACGGTGAGCAGGCCGACTCCTTCCAGATAAATGCGTTGCACCAGATCGATAGCAAAGCGCAGCGGATTGGCGAGGGTGGCGATCTGGAGGATTTCAGGCATATTGCGCACCGGCGTAGCCAGCCCGGAGAGCAAAATCAGCGGCATGATCAGTACAAATGTATAGAGCATGGCCTGCTGCATGTTTGCCGAAACCGCCGAGATCGCCAGCCCGATACCGACGCTCGCAATGGCGAACAGCCCCAGCCCGGTATAGAGCGCCAGTAGCGAACCGGCCATCGGTATTTTGAACCAGAACAGCGACACCGACAGCACGATGGTGGATTGCACCATGCCGATCATGATAGTCGGGATAGCCTTGCCGATCATGATCTCGATGGGCGAGTACGGTGTCACCAGCAACTGGTCAAACGTGCCGTTTTCACGTTCACGGGCAACCGACAATGCGGACAGCATCATCATCTGGATCATGCTGAGAGACGCGATCAAGCCTGGCAACAGGTTCCATCGTGTCTCCAGATTGGGGTTGTACCAGGCCCGCGACTCGACGGTGAGCGGTGGCCCGGCACCGCTGCGCAATGTGGTGTTGTATGACTCAATGATCAATCCGAGGTAGGCGGCAGCGGAACCCGCCGTGTTGGAGTTGCGCGCATCGAGTATCAGTTGTATCGGCGCGGATTCACCCGCATTGAGCTGCTGCTCAAATCGCGGTCCGATCTGGATCACGATCAATGCTTGCTGCGAGTCGATTACCCGGGCGATATCAGCCGGCGTTTGCAGATTCGCGACGCGGTGAAATATACCCGTACCGTCCAGGCGCGCGACCAGCTCGGCCGAGATGGCCCCGCGATCCTGGTCAAGCAGGGCGTAAGGCACATCGACCAGGTCATAGGTTGCGGCGTAACCGAATAGAAAACTCTCAATCAGCGATGGAACGACGAGGATAACCCGATTGGCGGGATCCTTGAAAATGGCAAGCAACTCCTTGCGGCACAGGCTGGCGATGCGGTGCAGAAAATCGAACATGGCATCAGTCCAGCGTCTTTCGGGTAACAAACCGCGCTAGCCCCAGCAGGAGAACGGCGTAACCAGAAAGAATCGCGCAGTTCTTGAAAATCAGAGGCCACACGTTGCCTGCCAGAAACAGCGTCCTGATCAGCTCCATGAAATAGGTGGCCGGCAATATCTGACTGACAAGCTGAATGACCGGCGGCACGTTGCGCAGGTCGAACAGGAAACCCGAAAGCATCAGCGCCGGCATGAAACTTGCTAGCAGCGCGATCTGGCTGGCGAGGAACTGGTTTTTGGTCACCGAAGAAATTACCAGGCCGAGACCCAGCGCCACCAACAGGTAGAGCATTGAGCTGATCAGCAGCATCACCAGCGAGCCGTACATCGGAACCTCGAACAGAAAGTGCGCGGCGAGCAGACACAGCCCGAGGCCCACGAGGCCAACCAGGAAGTACGGTATGATTTTCGCCAGCAGGATCTCACCGGGCCGCACCGGCGAAACGAACAGTGCTTCAAGGGTACCGCGCTCCCACTCCCGCGCCATGACCATCGCGGTGAGGAAGGCACCCACCAGGGTCATGATCAGCACGATCAATCCTGGCACGAGATACCAGGTACTGGTATTGGCGGCGTTGAACCACATGCGTTCAATCACCGTAACCGTACCTGGGCGGGAAGTGCCTGTCGCTGTTCCACGGTCTGCCTGACGCTGCATCCACTGACCCACGGCACCGATGATATAGCTGCGGATAATCAGGGCGCGGCTGGCCTCGGAGCCATGCACCAGGAGTTGCACCTGCGCATCGCCTGCTGTGAGGCGGCGGGAAAAATCATTGGGTATGCGCACGATGCCATCCACCTCGCGTGCCAGCATCAGGCGCTCGGCTTCGCGCATGGAGGTGACCGTTACAGGAGAGATATAGGCGGAAAGCTCGAGGCCTGCGATCACATCGGCTGCCAAGGGCGAAGGATCTTCCAGCACAATCGCTATCGGCGCGTTCTTGACATCGAGCGAGAGGCCGTAGCCGAAAATCAGTATCAATACCATCGGCAGACCGATACCAATGGCAAGATTGCTTCTGTCGCGCAGCAGTTGGCGGATTTCCTTGCGAGTCAATGAGATCAGGCGCAGCCAGAAACCCTTATCCATCATCATCTTTCTTTTTCGGCTGGTTTGTCCCTGCCCTTGCGTTCATGGCACGATTTCCCTCGCAGCCATTTCGCTGTCTCTCCGCCGGCCTTGCTCGACGATGCTGATAAACGCTTCCTCCATATTCAACCGGCTGTCTTTTCCACCGGCTTGCGTCCGTACCTCACGCGGCGTTCCGAGCGCCAGCAGCTTCCCGGCATCCTGTATAACGATACGGTCGCAATACTCGGCTTCTTCCATGAAATGGGTCGTAATGACAATCGTTGTGCCTACTTCCGACAGCGCGGCGATACGCCGCCAGAATTCGCGGCGCCTCTGCGGATCAGTTCCACTGGTAGGTTCGTCAAGAAACAGAATATCAGGTTCGTGCAGCAGCCCTACCGCCATCGCGAGGCGCTGCTTGTAGCCGCCGGGCAATTGCTTGCTCGGTGACTTCTCTTTATCCTTCAGGCCGAATTGCCGCGTGACAATACCGATGCGCTCGCGCAAGCGCTCACCGCTCAAGCCATAGGCACTCCCGAAGAACTCCAGGTTTTCCATCACGGTGAGATCGCCATAGAGAGCAAATTTCTGTGATACGTAGCCAATCTTGCGGCGTGCGATTGCACGCGCATGGTGCAGATTAACACCAGCCACCTGAAGGAAACCGCCACTGGCCGGCAAGAGACCGCAAAGCATGCGAAAAGTCGTCGTCTTGCCCGCACCATTTGGTCCCAGCAGGCCGAAGATTTCTCCGCGCCGGACCGAAAACGAGATATGGTCCACCGCGGTAAAATCACCAAACTTGCGCACCAGATCGCGCACCTCGATAATCACGTCACCGGCATAATCTTCACCTTCCCCCTGCCTTTCACTTGCAACTACTTTCGGATGCACGGCGGTTTCCCGCGCAGTGGCATCCAGTGGATCAGCAACGTACTGTTTGCTTAGCAGCGTCATAAACCCGTCTTCCAGGCGTTCTTCTACCGCCGTAACCGGAGCCCCGTCAAGCATGGCATCAAGATGCCGCTGATCGCTTCCCGGGCGGCGAATGAAACGTACGGCCCCGCCCTGCGGAACCGCGTCGATGACGTTCTCAGTATTATCCAGCAGGCGTGTCTGCAGGAAACGCGGTGGCTGGTCTTGCGGCGGCGTCGCGACAAAACACAGGTTGCGGGCATGATGGCGGATTTCAGCCGGGGTTCCCTGGGCCACGAGTTTGCCTTCATGCAGCACGAATACCTTGGCGCAGCGCTCGGCTTCATCGAGGTAGGCGGTACTGACGAGGACGGTCAATTGCTCATCATCTATCATTTGCTGAACGATTTCCCACAACTCCCGGCGCGATAGCGGATCAACACCCACCGTCGGCTCATCCAGCAGCAGTAATTCCGGCAAACGCACTAATGTGCAGGCCAGACCCAGTTTCTGCTTCATCCCCCCGGAGAGCTTGCCCGCAAGGCGTGCGGTAAAGCGCGTCAGATTAGTCATTTCCAGAAGCCGTGCGTAGCGTTTCAGGCGCATTGCTTGCGGCACGCCATGCAGATCGGCATAGAGATCGAGGTTTTCCTGCACGCTGAGATCTTCATACAGACCAAAGCGCTGCGGCATATAGCTAATGCGATCCTGAACCGCCTGCGGGTCGGCCGCAACATCGATACCCAATACATGAAGCTGCCCTTCATCGGCTTTCATCAATCCAGCCATCATCCGCAGCAAGGTGGTTTTACCCGCGCCATCGGGACCTACCAGCGCCGTAAGCGAGCCTGCCTGTACGTCCAGCGAGACGTCGGTGACAGCGTGAACCGTCTGGCCGGATTCCTTGATCAGAAAACGCTTGTGGAGTCCGCACGCGGCTACCGCCGTCGTGTATGGGCGCGTCACTGCGCTGCTCCGGCCACATCACGATGATTTTCCAGGAATATACGAACGGTGGCGGGCATGCCCAGGCGCAAGCGGTCTTCCGCATCTTCAACAAAGACACGAACTTCATACACCAGGCTGGTGCGCAGCTCTTCAGTCTGCACCATTTTTGGAGTGAATTCGGCTACCGAAGAAATGTAACCCACGTGACCCCGAATCGACTGATCCGGATGGCTGTCAGTAGTCACGCGCGCGCTCATACCCGGTTTGATCCGCCCCAGATCCACTTCCGTGACATACGCGCGCACCCATTTCGGGTCGGTGATCGCGAGCGCATAGACCGGCCGTTGCGGTGAGGCCATATCGCCAGGCTCCAGCAGGCGTGAGCGTACAACGGCATTGATGGGCGCCTTAAGCTCGGCCAGGCTGAGCTGATGTTTGAGTAAAGCCAGTTCAGCTTTGGAAACATTCAGTTGTGCCTCAGCCTGGGCGATGTCTTCCTTGCGTGGACCGATCACCGCCAGCTTCAGTGCCTTTTTGCGATTTTTCAGCAGTGCCTTGAAAACTTGGCGGCGCGAACGCGCATGGTCCAGATCCTGCTGGCTGATCGCCTCACCAGCCGTTTTTTCCACATTCTGCAGCCGTTTGAGCTGTTGCCCGGCAAGATCCGCCTCGGCCTGGGCGGAGGCAACGTCAGCTTTGGCCTGATCCACCTCTTCGGGGCGGGTACCATTCTTCAGCCGCAACAAGACCTGCTCCTGTACCTCGATCCCCGCTTGGGCCTGGGCAATCTGCAGCGCCAGGGTACGTGTATCGAGCGTGGCCAGCACTTGTCCTGCCTCGACCCGATCGCCTTCCTGCACGCGCATTTCAGCGATCCGTTCACTGCCATTGAAAGCCAGTGAAACCTGGCGGATGTCGACGTTGCCGAACAGTTCCAGCGTATTCGTATCGCTCTCCTGGCGGAAGAAAGACCAACTCGCCAGCGTTACAACGGCGACGGCCAGCATAATGGCGACTACGATACGTCTCTTATTCATGAGTAGATGGGAAATTGTGGCATTGCGACACTGAAATCAATAATAAAGGTCTACCGGCGAACCAGCGAAAAACCGGAACGTCATTGCGAGAGTCATGAGTCTGCCAGTTTCAGATTGTCATGATTCCGAATCGGAGGATTCGACAATAGCCGCGGCGGCATCTTCCAGCGCGACGACTGCGGCGGGAATTCCCGCGACGTTGCCGGATGTCACCGCGCCGGCGAAGAGAATGAGTGCGGACGCGAGATCAAGCGCTTGTTTAAAGATTGCAATGCGCCGCATCGCCGACTTTGCTTTTTTTACGCTGGACTGCAGGCGAGCAAGCGGTGTCCTGCTCTCGGCCAGTACCAGCCCTATCGCGTTAGTATATATGCTGGACGCGGCGTTCAAAAGCGTGATTTCGCGGTCATCGAGCTCGGTCCATTGGCTTGGGGTCAGACTGGCTCGATTTTGGATGCGCCAGTTTCCGAGTGCAATTGCGGCATCGCGAAACAGGTTACCCAGCTCAAAAGCATCATCCGGCGTAAGTTTTTCCATGCCCTGTCCTTCTTTCCTTCTTTTTATCGTGAAACGTCAAGCAAGTTCCGGTAGGCGGTCCGAAGTTCGTCGATGGCTGGCTTGAACTGCCGGCCAAAATCATCCTGACCGATCCTGTTCCGGTGATCGTAAAGATATTGATGGCCTCCCGCGATTTTCTCCAGCACCGCATCATAGCGCTGCGCACTCCGGATGCGATTGTCCACGCGGTCCAATGCTTCCACCCTGGCTTCTTTTGCGAGCGCCATTGCGACAGGCTCCACGGGATTATCCGGCGCCAGCATAAAGTTATCATAGTATCGCCCGGCCAACGCAGATTCTGTCTGTAAATCAGCCACGATGCCGCTCTTCACAATCTTGCGAGTAGCCGCTATCACGTCCTGAAGGGGTTGATTGCCATCATGGATAAGTCGTTTCATTTCATGCTGCCGGTATAGTGTCGTAACAGTACGTGCGAGCAGAGTCGAGAGTGCGCCGATAGCTTCTTTCTCGTTACGGTCCAGTAATGTTGCCTCATTGAGGCTGGAGCTGAGATCGTCAAGCGATCTGTCGAAGGTTCTGATATCGCCTGCGGCAAGATTGCCTAGACCCTGCATATAGTCTGTCACGGTTTGCTGGAGTAAATTCAGGCTGGCGCGCTGTGCCTCCCGGCGAATTTTCATCGTCTCCAGATCGCCGTGGAATTTTTGCGGCTGATACTGCTTG
This genomic interval carries:
- a CDS encoding HlyD family efflux transporter periplasmic adaptor subunit, with amino-acid sequence MNKRRIVVAIMLAVAVVTLASWSFFRQESDTNTLELFGNVDIRQVSLAFNGSERIAEMRVQEGDRVEAGQVLATLDTRTLALQIAQAQAGIEVQEQVLLRLKNGTRPEEVDQAKADVASAQAEADLAGQQLKRLQNVEKTAGEAISQQDLDHARSRRQVFKALLKNRKKALKLAVIGPRKEDIAQAEAQLNVSKAELALLKHQLSLAELKAPINAVVRSRLLEPGDMASPQRPVYALAITDPKWVRAYVTEVDLGRIKPGMSARVTTDSHPDQSIRGHVGYISSVAEFTPKMVQTEELRTSLVYEVRVFVEDAEDRLRLGMPATVRIFLENHRDVAGAAQ
- a CDS encoding ATP-binding cassette domain-containing protein; the protein is MTRPYTTAVAACGLHKRFLIKESGQTVHAVTDVSLDVQAGSLTALVGPDGAGKTTLLRMMAGLMKADEGQLHVLGIDVAADPQAVQDRISYMPQRFGLYEDLSVQENLDLYADLHGVPQAMRLKRYARLLEMTNLTRFTARLAGKLSGGMKQKLGLACTLVRLPELLLLDEPTVGVDPLSRRELWEIVQQMIDDEQLTVLVSTAYLDEAERCAKVFVLHEGKLVAQGTPAEIRHHARNLCFVATPPQDQPPRFLQTRLLDNTENVIDAVPQGGAVRFIRRPGSDQRHLDAMLDGAPVTAVEERLEDGFMTLLSKQYVADPLDATARETAVHPKVVASERQGEGEDYAGDVIIEVRDLVRKFGDFTAVDHISFSVRRGEIFGLLGPNGAGKTTTFRMLCGLLPASGGFLQVAGVNLHHARAIARRKIGYVSQKFALYGDLTVMENLEFFGSAYGLSGERLRERIGIVTRQFGLKDKEKSPSKQLPGGYKQRLAMAVGLLHEPDILFLDEPTSGTDPQRRREFWRRIAALSEVGTTIVITTHFMEEAEYCDRIVIQDAGKLLALGTPREVRTQAGGKDSRLNMEEAFISIVEQGRRRDSEMAAREIVP
- a CDS encoding ABC transporter permease; translated protein: MMMDKGFWLRLISLTRKEIRQLLRDRSNLAIGIGLPMVLILIFGYGLSLDVKNAPIAIVLEDPSPLAADVIAGLELSAYISPVTVTSMREAERLMLAREVDGIVRIPNDFSRRLTAGDAQVQLLVHGSEASRALIIRSYIIGAVGQWMQRQADRGTATGTSRPGTVTVIERMWFNAANTSTWYLVPGLIVLIMTLVGAFLTAMVMAREWERGTLEALFVSPVRPGEILLAKIIPYFLVGLVGLGLCLLAAHFLFEVPMYGSLVMLLISSMLYLLVALGLGLVISSVTKNQFLASQIALLASFMPALMLSGFLFDLRNVPPVIQLVSQILPATYFMELIRTLFLAGNVWPLIFKNCAILSGYAVLLLGLARFVTRKTLD
- a CDS encoding ABC transporter permease codes for the protein MFDFLHRIASLCRKELLAIFKDPANRVILVVPSLIESFLFGYAATYDLVDVPYALLDQDRGAISAELVARLDGTGIFHRVANLQTPADIARVIDSQQALIVIQIGPRFEQQLNAGESAPIQLILDARNSNTAGSAAAYLGLIIESYNTTLRSGAGPPLTVESRAWYNPNLETRWNLLPGLIASLSMIQMMMLSALSVARERENGTFDQLLVTPYSPIEIMIGKAIPTIMIGMVQSTIVLSVSLFWFKIPMAGSLLALYTGLGLFAIASVGIGLAISAVSANMQQAMLYTFVLIMPLILLSGLATPVRNMPEILQIATLANPLRFAIDLVQRIYLEGVGLLTVIHDLIPLLIISAITLPLAAWLFRNRLL
- a CDS encoding GAF domain-containing protein, which codes for MDIIGNIENQLIKLQDISCFLEEGNFDDNLLQLAEKTAKILGASNCSIMLLNDGESQNPRMRVCASYGPLPAAAYKESVRKGEGIAGHVVATGKSLFIEDINKSEFANRARRTNDPHKSLLCSPIRINTCIAGVVNVTGCDNEASFKPGDLNLLDVIALFIGKSIQTIQLQSILNSRFAQLALIQETQKNMNNSLGSTLHNPDQIAKIMAKSFYKEMTRLGFGSGQVINVASDIIDQLNANLQRHSKRMKRGQKESPDETT